The Deinococcus depolymerans genome includes the window CACAGGCCATTCAATCCGAGCGGATGCGACTCGGAGAGCTGCTCCGCAGAGGAGGAGCCGGGCGGGTTCCGGACGTGGAGCCGGCAAGCAGGTGGGGTTCCGGGTTGTCAGCGAAACCAACGGAATCCGTATGACATGTCAGCCGCCACGACGCGCGGTCCAGACAGTCCAAAGTCATTGCTGGCGACTGAACGGCGCCGGGCAAGCGGGGAGGGAAGCCGCGGTCCACGGCCTCCCTCCCCGCTCTCTACAGGCCCGTGCAGGCCCGCAGACGGCTACCGGCTCAGCTGGCCTGCATGCCGTGTTTCATGTCGCGGATCTGGTCGTGACTGGCCTTCACCTTAGCGAACTGACCCTCCACGAAGGCGCGGATATCGGCCGGAAGGTCCGTTTCCTTGAGCACGTCCTGGTAGTTTTCGACCGCGACGTCCTCCCCCCGTTCGGCCTCGGCGACCACCTGGTAGTCATCACGGCCGGTCAGGGCGTCACGGACGTTCAGCCACGTGCGGTGCAGGGCCGCGCCGACGCTGCCGCCCTCGCGGGGCTTGTCACCCAGGCGGGCAATGTGGGCTTCCACCTCGCCCGCGAGCTTGCTGCGCTGGGCGCTGCGTTCCGTGAACAGCGTCTTGAGCTGCGGGTCGGTCGCGTGTTCGGCGGCGTCGGCGAAACCTTTCTCGCCGTCGCGCAGGGTGCCGAGCAGGTACTGGAGTTTGTCAAGAACGGTCTCGTTGTTCATGGTCATGGTGGTGCCTCCTGAAAGGTCTGCGTGAACGGCACGGGCGTGCCGGTCATGGGGGGAAAAAGTCCGCCGGCCGGAACGGGAAGGACGGGTGGATGAACAGCCCGGCCGGTGGGAGGTGCAACGATCAGAGCCTACGGGCTGCCCGGCCCG containing:
- a CDS encoding PA2169 family four-helix-bundle protein, coding for MTMNNETVLDKLQYLLGTLRDGEKGFADAAEHATDPQLKTLFTERSAQRSKLAGEVEAHIARLGDKPREGGSVGAALHRTWLNVRDALTGRDDYQVVAEAERGEDVAVENYQDVLKETDLPADIRAFVEGQFAKVKASHDQIRDMKHGMQAS